The following proteins are encoded in a genomic region of Synechococcus sp. ROS8604:
- a CDS encoding DUF6561 domain-containing protein, protein MPGPVVNGVRKDGLPALDQATSAKEVLPFLPLLNEGTIKLILLSSGGVLMARLRNTTDPDGERAYQLIRPLSVIQTSSDQLWQLQPYLEGLTSQKNVVVYKAAVASILDPDPRLLQVYARNTSQECPPSETPVERLKRAFQEFTECIEDEA, encoded by the coding sequence ATGCCAGGGCCTGTGGTTAACGGAGTTCGTAAGGACGGTCTGCCTGCTCTGGATCAGGCAACGTCGGCCAAGGAGGTCCTCCCTTTTTTGCCGCTTTTGAATGAGGGCACGATCAAATTGATTCTGTTAAGCAGCGGCGGTGTCTTGATGGCGCGGCTGAGGAACACAACCGATCCAGATGGTGAACGGGCATACCAATTGATACGTCCACTGAGTGTGATCCAAACCAGTTCCGATCAGCTTTGGCAATTGCAGCCTTATCTAGAGGGCCTGACGTCACAAAAAAATGTTGTGGTTTATAAAGCCGCCGTGGCCTCCATTCTGGATCCTGATCCTCGGCTTCTTCAGGTCTATGCACGCAACACATCCCAAGAGTGTCCGCCTTCAGAAACTCCTGTGGAACGATTGAAACGGGCTTTTCAAGAGTTCACCGAATGCATTGAGGATGAGGCATAA
- a CDS encoding L,D-transpeptidase: MGLKCIACVPGLPVALLASSLLVAAPALSRSQPNQFQPTQVSMAVRSPVEGRVVLDLGRRQISVVRQGQTHGPWPVAIGDPKTPTPSGVFKVENMMMNPQYQSTKSGKLHPKRGPNSPLGHRWIGFLRSGPNQFGIHGTPWPHWVKTRAAVSNGCVRMLNAHVQQLYDHVEVGMAVEIKR, encoded by the coding sequence ATGGGTCTCAAATGCATCGCTTGCGTCCCTGGTCTCCCGGTGGCGTTGCTCGCTTCCTCTCTTCTCGTGGCGGCTCCAGCGCTGTCTCGATCCCAGCCCAACCAATTCCAGCCCACCCAAGTGTCAATGGCTGTTCGCTCGCCAGTGGAGGGGCGCGTTGTGTTGGATCTGGGCCGCAGGCAAATCAGTGTTGTGCGCCAGGGGCAGACCCATGGCCCATGGCCCGTGGCGATCGGTGATCCCAAGACCCCAACACCCTCTGGGGTGTTCAAGGTCGAAAACATGATGATGAATCCTCAGTACCAGAGCACTAAGTCAGGGAAGCTGCATCCCAAACGTGGGCCTAACAGCCCATTGGGCCATCGCTGGATTGGCTTCCTGCGCAGTGGACCCAATCAATTTGGTATTCATGGCACTCCCTGGCCCCATTGGGTCAAAACCAGAGCGGCCGTATCCAACGGCTGTGTGCGCATGTTGAATGCGCATGTTCAGCAGCTGTATGACCACGTGGAAGTGGGAATGGCAGTGGAAATTAAGCGTTGA
- the hemC gene encoding hydroxymethylbilane synthase, translating to MALEHLRIASRRSQLAMVQTNWVKAELEKAHPGLAISVEAMATQGDKILDVALAKIGDKGLFTKELEAQMLVGRAEIAVHSLKDLPTNLPEGLMLGCITEREDPADALVVNSKNAEYTLETLPEGSVVGTSSLRRLAQLRYHYPHLQFKDVRGNVITRLEKLDSGNYDCLILAAAGLSRLGFGDRIHQSIPGNISLHAVGQGALGIECVCDRPEVMELIQVLNHAPTAARCLAERAFLRVLEGGCQVPIGVNTQIEGDTIQLTGMVASLDGKRLIRDEQAGPIADPEAVGRDLAHKLKDQGAGEILREIFEQERSQ from the coding sequence ATGGCCCTTGAGCATCTGCGCATCGCCTCACGCCGCAGCCAGCTGGCCATGGTTCAGACCAATTGGGTCAAAGCAGAACTTGAAAAGGCCCACCCCGGTCTCGCCATTTCTGTTGAGGCCATGGCAACCCAGGGAGACAAAATCCTCGACGTTGCCCTAGCGAAGATCGGAGATAAAGGCTTATTCACCAAAGAGCTGGAAGCTCAAATGCTGGTGGGCCGTGCCGAGATCGCTGTTCACTCCCTCAAAGACCTCCCTACAAATCTTCCCGAAGGGCTGATGCTGGGTTGCATCACCGAACGGGAAGACCCCGCCGATGCCTTAGTGGTGAACAGCAAAAATGCTGAGTACACACTGGAGACACTCCCAGAGGGTTCGGTGGTTGGAACGAGCTCGTTACGCCGCCTAGCCCAACTGCGCTACCACTACCCCCATCTTCAGTTCAAAGACGTTCGTGGGAACGTCATTACCCGTCTTGAGAAACTCGACTCAGGCAATTACGACTGTTTGATCTTGGCCGCCGCTGGACTCAGCCGACTCGGCTTCGGCGATCGAATTCACCAAAGCATCCCCGGAAACATCTCTCTCCATGCGGTGGGTCAAGGAGCTTTAGGGATTGAATGCGTCTGCGATCGTCCCGAAGTGATGGAGCTGATTCAAGTGCTAAACCATGCACCAACCGCAGCTCGCTGCTTAGCGGAACGAGCCTTCCTGAGGGTGCTTGAGGGCGGTTGCCAAGTGCCCATCGGCGTCAACACCCAAATTGAAGGCGACACCATCCAGCTCACGGGAATGGTGGCCAGCCTCGATGGCAAGCGGCTGATCCGTGACGAGCAGGCTGGCCCCATCGCCGATCCTGAAGCGGTGGGACGAGACCTCGCCCATAAGCTCAAAGATCAAGGAGCTGGCGAGATCCTTAGGGAGATCTTTGAACAGGAGCGGAGCCAGTGA